In one Hymenobacter sp. DG25B genomic region, the following are encoded:
- a CDS encoding aspartate aminotransferase family protein — protein MQTASFTSRQLFLRHQAQTSDFPLLLEIERAEGVYMYGPEGARYLDLISGIGVSNVGHRHPKVLAAIQQQLDKYLHLMVYGELVQAPPAALAHALHHTLPTRLNSVYFTNSGTEAVEGALKLAKRYTGRTELISCHRAYHGSTQGALSVTGSEEFKRSYRPLLPDVRHIEFNHQADLDQITSRTAAVIVETVQGEAGVRVALPGYLPALRQRCQEVGALLILDEIQCGFGRTGTFWAFEQFGIEPDILLTAKGMGGGMPIGAFIAPQEIMAVFKTNPILGHLTTFGGHPVSCAASLATLRVIQEENLLAGVHEKAALFRRLLRHPAIREVRGCGLLMAVEFESFAVLKPIIDRALEHEGVLTDWFLFCDNSLRLAPPLTISKEEIEEACAALLRAVEHVTSTLAS, from the coding sequence ATGCAAACGGCTTCTTTTACTTCCCGTCAGCTTTTTCTGCGCCATCAGGCGCAAACCTCTGATTTCCCTCTGCTGCTTGAAATTGAGCGGGCGGAAGGCGTGTACATGTACGGCCCAGAGGGCGCCCGCTACCTGGATCTGATATCCGGAATTGGGGTGAGCAATGTGGGCCACCGCCACCCCAAAGTGCTGGCCGCCATCCAGCAGCAGCTGGATAAATACCTGCACCTGATGGTGTATGGGGAGCTGGTGCAGGCCCCGCCGGCCGCGCTGGCCCACGCCCTGCACCACACCTTGCCTACCCGGCTTAACTCGGTCTACTTTACCAACTCTGGGACTGAAGCAGTGGAAGGCGCCCTGAAGCTGGCCAAACGCTACACCGGCCGCACCGAGCTTATTTCCTGTCATCGGGCATATCATGGCTCCACGCAGGGCGCGCTTTCCGTCACGGGTTCCGAGGAGTTCAAGCGTAGCTACCGTCCCTTGCTGCCCGATGTGCGCCACATCGAGTTCAACCACCAGGCCGATTTAGACCAGATAACGTCCCGCACCGCCGCCGTCATTGTGGAAACGGTGCAGGGCGAAGCGGGCGTACGGGTAGCCTTGCCCGGCTATTTGCCGGCTTTGCGCCAGCGCTGCCAAGAGGTAGGGGCCCTGCTGATTCTGGATGAGATTCAGTGCGGGTTTGGCCGCACCGGTACCTTCTGGGCGTTTGAGCAGTTTGGCATCGAGCCCGATATCCTGCTCACGGCCAAAGGCATGGGCGGCGGCATGCCCATTGGGGCGTTTATTGCGCCCCAGGAAATTATGGCCGTTTTCAAAACCAACCCTATCCTGGGACACCTTACCACGTTTGGCGGGCATCCGGTGTCATGCGCGGCCTCGCTGGCTACGCTGCGCGTTATTCAGGAGGAAAACCTGCTGGCGGGCGTACACGAAAAAGCCGCCCTGTTCAGGCGGCTTCTGCGGCACCCGGCCATCCGCGAGGTGCGGGGCTGTGGGTTACTGATGGCGGTAGAATTTGAGTCGTTTGCGGTGCTGAAGCCCATTATTGACCGGGCTTTGGAGCACGAAGGTGTGCTGACGGATTGGTTTCTGTTCTGTGACAACTCCCTGCGGCTGGCGCCTCCCCTCACCATTTCTAAGGAAGAAATTGAGGAAGCCTGCGCGGCGCTGCTACGCGCTGTAGAGCACGTTACCAGCACCTTAGCCAGCTAA
- a CDS encoding TerB family tellurite resistance protein, translating into MFGFFESEQTKKVKSHLCNLASLAKADGHIDEREMTFIVAVGKKNGMRAEDVRNLVANTNTPTMLVPDNDSERFDQIFDLVDMMLADGVVDDHEMDFCIDMATKLGFRKAIVGVLVRKISMGVKDGLPREQIKQESQAFLNYNGGE; encoded by the coding sequence ATGTTTGGTTTTTTCGAAAGCGAACAGACGAAGAAAGTCAAAAGCCACCTCTGCAATCTTGCTTCCCTGGCTAAGGCCGATGGGCACATTGATGAGCGGGAAATGACTTTCATTGTGGCTGTAGGCAAAAAGAACGGTATGCGGGCGGAGGATGTCCGCAATCTGGTAGCCAATACCAACACGCCCACCATGTTGGTGCCCGATAATGACTCAGAACGCTTCGACCAGATATTTGACCTGGTAGATATGATGCTAGCCGATGGCGTGGTAGATGACCACGAAATGGACTTCTGCATTGACATGGCCACCAAGCTGGGCTTCCGCAAAGCCATTGTAGGCGTGCTGGTCCGCAAGATTTCCATGGGCGTGAAAGACGGCCTGCCCCGGGAGCAGATCAAGCAGGAGTCGCAGGCCTTCCTGAACTACAACGGCGGCGAATAG
- the pfkA gene encoding 6-phosphofructokinase, translating into MKRIGVFTSGGDSPGMNACIRAVVRTAVYHGIEVYGIMRGYSGMIKGEFVRLDSASVSNTIQKGGTILKSARSQKFMTKEGRQQAFDQLVNNGIEGLVAIGGNGTFTGANLFEQEFGIPTVGAPGTIDNDLFGTDYTIGYDTAVNTALEAIDKIRDTADSHDRCFFVEVMGRDSGYIAIPCAIGGGAEIVMIPETKMSTDAVIDSLRNGWQRSKTSFIVVVAEGDEEGNAHTIAQRVKEEIPQLDTRVTIIGHIQRGGAPSAADRMLASQIGIAAVEGLMNGMRNVMAGIMDRKLVYTPFHDTIYKKKLINQSFMRMVEILSV; encoded by the coding sequence ATGAAACGCATTGGAGTTTTTACCAGCGGCGGCGACTCGCCCGGCATGAATGCCTGCATTCGGGCCGTGGTGCGCACCGCCGTTTACCATGGTATTGAGGTGTATGGCATTATGCGCGGCTATAGCGGCATGATTAAGGGCGAGTTTGTGCGCCTGGATTCTGCTTCGGTATCCAACACTATTCAGAAAGGTGGTACCATTCTGAAATCGGCGCGCAGCCAGAAGTTCATGACCAAAGAAGGCCGGCAGCAGGCCTTCGACCAGCTGGTAAACAATGGTATTGAAGGGCTGGTGGCCATAGGCGGCAACGGTACATTTACGGGCGCTAATCTGTTTGAACAAGAATTCGGAATTCCTACCGTAGGCGCGCCGGGCACCATTGATAACGACCTGTTCGGCACCGATTACACCATTGGTTACGACACCGCAGTAAACACGGCCCTGGAGGCCATTGATAAAATCCGGGACACCGCTGACTCGCACGACCGGTGCTTTTTTGTGGAAGTAATGGGCCGCGACTCGGGCTACATTGCCATTCCCTGCGCCATTGGCGGCGGGGCCGAAATTGTGATGATTCCGGAAACCAAGATGTCCACGGATGCCGTGATTGACAGCCTGCGCAATGGTTGGCAGCGCTCCAAAACCTCCTTTATTGTGGTGGTGGCCGAGGGCGACGAAGAGGGCAACGCCCACACTATTGCCCAGCGCGTGAAGGAGGAAATTCCGCAGCTCGATACCCGCGTTACCATTATCGGGCACATTCAGCGCGGGGGCGCGCCTTCCGCCGCCGACCGGATGCTGGCTTCGCAGATTGGCATTGCGGCCGTAGAGGGCCTTATGAACGGCATGCGCAACGTTATGGCCGGCATCATGGACCGCAAGCTGGTGTACACTCCTTTCCATGATACCATCTACAAGAAAAAGCTTATCAACCAGAGCTTTATGCGCATGGTTGAAATCCTGAGCGTGTAA
- the miaA gene encoding tRNA (adenosine(37)-N6)-dimethylallyltransferase MiaA, whose product MMELPDFSAATGPTLLVLAGPTAVGKTALSVRLAQQFGTEIISADSRQFFRELSIGTAKPMPAEMQGVPHHFIDSHSIAEEYNAGRFEAETLGLLETLFQRHPVVILTGGSGLYLQAVTDGFDVLPPIAPEVRAQIQEELATAGLPALVEHLRRLDPVTYERIDRQNPQRVVRALEVTRGTGQPFSSFHQAGKGAERPFRIVKIALTREREELYTRIDQRVDDMLAAGLLDEVKSVEAYQHHNALQTVGYQEIFGYLRGEYDWDEAVRLLKRNTRRYAKRQLTWLRRDPAYHWLHPDEAENAIGQLLTK is encoded by the coding sequence ATGATGGAATTACCCGACTTTTCGGCGGCCACTGGCCCCACGCTGCTGGTGCTGGCCGGCCCTACGGCCGTGGGCAAAACGGCCCTGAGTGTGCGGCTGGCTCAGCAATTCGGCACCGAAATTATTTCCGCCGACTCCCGGCAGTTTTTCCGGGAGCTAAGCATTGGTACGGCCAAGCCCATGCCAGCCGAAATGCAGGGTGTGCCGCATCATTTTATTGATTCCCATTCCATTGCGGAGGAGTACAACGCGGGCCGGTTTGAAGCCGAAACCCTGGGCCTGCTCGAAACGCTTTTTCAACGGCACCCGGTAGTAATTCTCACGGGTGGCTCCGGCCTGTACCTGCAGGCCGTTACGGATGGGTTTGACGTGCTGCCGCCCATTGCCCCGGAAGTGCGGGCCCAAATTCAGGAAGAGCTGGCCACCGCAGGGCTGCCGGCGTTGGTAGAGCACCTGCGCCGGCTGGACCCAGTTACGTATGAGCGCATCGACCGGCAAAACCCCCAGCGGGTGGTGCGCGCCCTGGAAGTGACGCGCGGCACCGGGCAGCCATTTTCCAGCTTTCATCAGGCCGGCAAAGGCGCGGAAAGGCCATTTCGCATTGTGAAAATTGCCCTCACCCGCGAGCGGGAAGAGCTCTACACCCGCATCGACCAGCGCGTGGATGATATGCTGGCGGCCGGGCTGCTGGACGAAGTGAAATCGGTGGAAGCCTACCAGCACCACAACGCCCTGCAAACCGTGGGCTACCAGGAAATTTTTGGGTACCTGCGCGGCGAGTATGACTGGGACGAGGCCGTGCGCCTGCTTAAGCGCAACACCCGCCGCTACGCCAAGCGCCAGCTTACCTGGCTCCGCCGCGACCCGGCCTACCACTGGCTGCACCCGGATGAAGCTGAAAATGCCATCGGGCAGCTGCTGACTAAGTAG
- a CDS encoding glycosyltransferase, with protein sequence MRRLVFTVTTDLNYDQRMQRICGSLARQGYAVLLVGRALPQSGPLTPQPYQQHRLRCWFWRGKLFYLEYAVRLFLYLLKQRAHAWCAIDLDTALPVWLRARLGRQPFLYDAHELFTEVPEVVRRPAVQRVWQWVEAFIVPRATLAYTVGPALAGVFARRYGRSFHVIRNISWLDEAPIPPAPAGPPTGFILYQGVLNEGRGLEALLAAMPQVNGRLVLCGEGDLSQALRRQAADLGLLDNGKVVFKGYVLPAELRRLTRQAALGIMLLENRGLSYYYSLANKFFDYLHAGVPQVVVDFPEYRALNDEFDVAEYVTLHPQELASTLNQLLHTNPARYQELAQNCRRARLKLSWQQEEQHLLALYAGLWPDQTIAL encoded by the coding sequence ATGCGCCGCCTTGTCTTCACCGTTACTACGGATTTAAACTACGATCAGCGCATGCAGCGCATCTGCGGCAGCCTGGCCCGGCAGGGGTATGCGGTGCTGCTGGTGGGGCGCGCCCTGCCCCAATCGGGGCCCCTCACGCCACAGCCTTACCAACAACACCGGCTGCGCTGCTGGTTCTGGCGGGGTAAGCTATTTTACCTGGAGTACGCCGTGCGCCTGTTCCTGTATCTGCTGAAACAGCGCGCCCACGCCTGGTGCGCCATTGATCTGGACACGGCCCTGCCGGTGTGGCTGCGGGCCCGCCTGGGGCGGCAGCCTTTTCTGTATGATGCCCATGAGCTGTTTACGGAGGTGCCGGAAGTAGTGCGGCGCCCCGCGGTGCAGCGCGTCTGGCAGTGGGTGGAGGCCTTTATTGTGCCCCGGGCCACGCTGGCGTACACGGTGGGTCCGGCGCTGGCCGGGGTGTTTGCCCGGCGCTACGGCCGGTCATTCCACGTTATCCGGAACATCAGCTGGCTGGATGAAGCGCCCATTCCGCCCGCCCCGGCCGGCCCGCCAACTGGTTTTATTCTGTATCAGGGGGTGCTGAACGAAGGCCGGGGGCTGGAAGCCCTGCTGGCCGCTATGCCACAGGTAAATGGCCGGCTGGTATTGTGTGGTGAAGGCGACCTTTCGCAGGCGTTGCGCCGGCAGGCCGCGGACCTGGGGTTGCTGGATAACGGCAAAGTGGTGTTTAAAGGCTACGTACTGCCCGCCGAGCTGCGCCGGCTTACCCGGCAGGCCGCGCTGGGCATTATGCTGCTGGAAAACCGGGGCCTCAGCTACTATTATTCCCTGGCCAATAAGTTCTTTGACTATCTGCACGCCGGAGTGCCGCAGGTGGTCGTCGATTTTCCGGAATACCGTGCCCTGAATGATGAATTTGACGTAGCGGAATACGTCACGTTGCATCCGCAGGAGCTGGCCTCCACCCTAAATCAGCTGCTGCATACCAACCCCGCCCGCTACCAGGAGCTGGCCCAAAATTGCCGCCGGGCGCGCTTAAAGCTGAGCTGGCAGCAGGAAGAGCAGCACCTGCTGGCTCTCTACGCCGGGCTGTGGCCTGATCAGACTATTGCCTTATGA
- a CDS encoding PAS domain S-box protein, with translation MASRSTHSTSGQKTASLTQDSSSRALFDAAYDAILLFDEQGKLVDCNRTALTQLGTTRAVLLSAGLMGFVSPGQDTAEDCWVDDAQLHAAIQDTARTGRPFSKWWHGHRADQSTLDAWVTLHRVELPAGPHVQLTLRDAAQAPPLPGSAVRQAQPRQNLRDLLGRSGLSYVCCDKDGLIKDVNDYFLEYTEYKREEVIGRPYHDLFVVPEEREARREGYLNSIKTGRLQDYYERSIPTKAGQLRMVFWHAEYDHDADGQISGIFVVGRDLTDRHITARALSDNRNRLQDFLDNAHDLIQNLSIDNHFLFVNKAWKEKLGYDDDDLPQLTLSDVVHPYYKAKLMYQLRNLYKGEKVNKLETVFLTKSGKPVHLIGSISCSWQDDEPVSTRAILHDITDRIKAERLQKVYYSIANLAISTKDLNSLYGAIHRELSKIIETNNFYIALCDDARTQLQFAYFVDQHTQGEKALVSRPFSSGISEYIIRTGRPQYLRRVDIQALVASGSITAYGSMPEVMLCSPLSVGDRIIGVIAVQDYSKEDAYASSDIEILHFISNQVALAIERKRNEVQINKQNARLNAIFESGTHLMWSVDVQSRLTSFNRNYAAYFLRRNGVYPTLNVNLMQADLDMMEPEARSAFMDNYRRAFKGQPQRFEVRLNDARGLDSWREIYLNPIYLDDGSFEEISGIAHDITDKKRSQLELAAQEEKFRAIFESFQDVYYRTDGKGMLTLVSPSVLDMLGYTPEEVTGTFIGDYYLRPEDREALLEAIRAQGEVRNYEIDMRHKSGRAVSVLINARMVKDEQGGVSGTEGIGRDITELKQIQDDLHRAKDAAETALHAKTQFLANMSHELRTPMNGIIGMIDLLHQTVSSPEQEDYVDTLRKSSDALLAILNDILDLSKIQAGKLVLNETGIDLYYSMDKIHSLFANRALQKDLLFTYHISPETPRFIRTDETRLLQVLSNLTSNAIKFTNEGNVHVQITSKAHRGDKHILRFEVQDSGIGISEENAKLLFTNFTQLDNTPTKSFGGTGLGLAISKQLAEMLGGSIGVNSVVGKGSTFWFEIKCRVAHNEQEIVQERLASRDRSQQEVVQFDSVPQVLLVDDNPINQKVAERLLEKLGCRIDVASDGFEAISRATDGTHYDLIFMDIQMPEMDGVTAMREIRRRLGKKCPPIVAMTAYSMKEDAERFVEEGMDGYVSKPVKSQDLYSILMHWRPNQPVAAPPVEDITPEPVPEAEPQPESLNLEILSQLRELGGEEFAAQLYADFEQEAGQLLEEAAPFVESGHYDQILPHLHQLKGTGFTLGLNRLAEAAKQLEHKIKNDQLQSVPADFAELQDFFHHFAETYVTQTGVS, from the coding sequence ATGGCTTCTCGTTCCACCCATAGTACATCCGGCCAAAAAACAGCTTCCCTTACCCAGGACAGTAGTTCCCGTGCCTTATTTGACGCGGCGTATGATGCTATTCTTTTATTTGACGAGCAAGGGAAGCTGGTAGACTGCAACCGCACGGCCCTCACTCAGCTGGGCACCACGCGGGCAGTGCTGCTTAGCGCCGGGCTGATGGGGTTTGTATCGCCCGGCCAGGATACGGCCGAGGATTGCTGGGTAGATGATGCCCAGCTGCACGCCGCCATTCAGGACACGGCCCGGACCGGCCGCCCGTTTTCCAAGTGGTGGCATGGGCACCGCGCCGACCAGTCGACGCTGGATGCCTGGGTAACTCTGCACCGCGTAGAGCTGCCCGCCGGCCCGCACGTGCAGCTCACCCTGCGCGATGCAGCCCAGGCCCCGCCCCTGCCCGGCAGCGCTGTGCGCCAGGCCCAACCGCGCCAGAACCTGCGGGATTTGCTGGGCCGCTCCGGCCTCAGCTATGTGTGCTGCGACAAGGACGGGCTCATCAAAGATGTAAATGACTATTTTCTGGAGTACACCGAGTACAAGCGGGAAGAGGTAATTGGGCGGCCGTACCATGATTTATTCGTGGTGCCCGAAGAACGGGAAGCCCGCCGCGAAGGCTACCTGAACAGCATCAAGACCGGCCGGCTGCAGGACTACTATGAGCGCTCCATTCCTACCAAAGCCGGGCAGCTGCGCATGGTGTTCTGGCACGCCGAGTATGACCATGATGCCGATGGCCAGATTAGCGGCATTTTTGTAGTGGGCCGCGACCTGACCGACCGCCACATTACGGCCCGGGCCCTCTCCGACAACCGCAACCGCCTGCAGGACTTTCTGGATAATGCCCACGACCTGATCCAGAACCTGAGCATTGATAACCACTTCCTCTTCGTGAACAAAGCCTGGAAAGAAAAGCTGGGCTACGATGACGACGACCTGCCCCAGCTCACCCTCTCTGATGTGGTGCACCCCTACTACAAGGCCAAGCTGATGTACCAGCTGCGCAACCTGTACAAGGGCGAAAAAGTGAATAAGCTGGAAACCGTTTTCCTCACGAAAAGCGGCAAGCCGGTGCACCTCATTGGCAGTATCTCCTGCTCCTGGCAGGATGATGAGCCCGTGAGCACCCGCGCCATTCTGCACGATATTACGGACCGCATTAAGGCCGAGCGCCTGCAGAAGGTTTACTACAGCATTGCCAACCTGGCCATCAGCACCAAAGATCTGAACTCCCTGTACGGTGCCATTCACCGGGAGCTGAGTAAGATCATTGAAACCAACAACTTCTACATTGCCCTCTGCGACGACGCCCGCACGCAGCTGCAGTTTGCTTACTTCGTGGATCAGCACACGCAGGGCGAAAAAGCTTTGGTGTCGCGGCCGTTTTCCTCGGGTATTTCGGAGTACATTATCCGCACGGGTCGTCCGCAATACCTGCGCCGCGTCGATATTCAGGCCCTGGTAGCTTCGGGTTCTATTACCGCCTATGGCTCCATGCCGGAGGTCATGCTTTGCTCGCCGCTGAGCGTGGGCGACCGGATCATTGGGGTTATTGCGGTGCAGGACTACAGCAAGGAAGATGCGTATGCATCCTCGGATATTGAGATTCTACACTTCATTTCCAACCAAGTGGCGCTGGCCATTGAGCGTAAGCGCAATGAGGTACAGATAAACAAGCAGAACGCCCGCCTGAACGCCATTTTTGAGAGTGGCACCCACTTAATGTGGTCGGTGGATGTGCAGTCCCGCCTCACCTCCTTCAACCGTAACTACGCGGCCTACTTCCTGCGGCGCAACGGGGTATACCCTACCCTGAACGTGAACCTGATGCAGGCCGACCTGGACATGATGGAGCCCGAAGCCCGCTCGGCCTTCATGGACAACTACCGCCGGGCTTTTAAAGGGCAGCCTCAGCGCTTTGAGGTGCGCCTGAACGATGCGCGCGGCCTGGACAGCTGGCGGGAAATCTACCTCAACCCCATTTATCTGGATGATGGCTCCTTTGAGGAGATATCCGGAATTGCGCACGACATCACCGACAAGAAACGCTCCCAGCTGGAGCTGGCGGCGCAGGAGGAGAAGTTCCGCGCCATTTTCGAGTCGTTCCAGGACGTGTACTACCGCACCGACGGGAAGGGTATGCTCACGCTGGTAAGCCCCTCCGTGCTGGACATGCTGGGCTACACGCCGGAGGAGGTGACGGGCACCTTCATCGGGGACTATTATCTCAGGCCCGAGGATAGGGAAGCGCTCCTGGAGGCCATTCGGGCGCAGGGCGAGGTGCGCAACTATGAGATAGATATGCGCCACAAAAGCGGCCGCGCCGTGAGTGTGCTGATTAATGCCCGCATGGTGAAGGATGAGCAGGGCGGCGTTTCCGGCACCGAAGGCATCGGGCGCGATATTACTGAGCTCAAGCAGATTCAGGATGATTTGCACCGGGCGAAGGATGCCGCGGAAACCGCGCTGCACGCCAAAACCCAGTTCCTGGCCAACATGAGCCACGAGCTGCGCACGCCCATGAACGGCATCATTGGCATGATTGACCTGCTGCATCAGACGGTTTCCTCGCCGGAGCAGGAAGATTATGTAGATACCCTGCGCAAGTCCTCGGATGCCCTGCTGGCCATCCTGAACGATATTCTGGACTTGTCTAAAATCCAGGCGGGCAAGCTGGTGCTCAACGAAACCGGCATCGATCTGTACTACTCCATGGACAAGATTCACTCCTTGTTCGCGAACCGGGCCTTGCAGAAAGACCTGCTGTTCACCTACCACATTTCGCCGGAAACGCCCCGGTTTATCCGCACCGATGAAACCCGCCTGCTGCAGGTGCTCAGCAACCTTACCTCCAATGCCATTAAGTTTACCAACGAGGGCAACGTGCATGTGCAGATAACCAGCAAAGCCCACCGCGGCGACAAGCACATTTTGCGCTTTGAGGTGCAGGACTCCGGCATTGGCATATCAGAAGAAAACGCCAAGCTGCTGTTCACCAATTTCACTCAGCTGGATAATACGCCCACCAAATCCTTTGGCGGTACCGGCCTGGGCCTGGCCATCAGCAAGCAGCTGGCCGAGATGCTGGGCGGCAGCATTGGGGTTAATTCGGTGGTGGGCAAAGGCAGCACGTTCTGGTTTGAGATTAAGTGCCGCGTGGCCCACAACGAGCAGGAAATTGTGCAGGAACGCCTGGCCTCCCGCGACCGGAGCCAGCAGGAAGTAGTGCAGTTTGACTCCGTGCCCCAAGTGCTGCTGGTGGATGATAACCCCATCAACCAGAAAGTGGCCGAGCGCCTGCTGGAAAAGCTGGGGTGCCGCATAGACGTAGCCAGCGACGGGTTTGAGGCCATCAGCCGGGCCACCGACGGCACCCACTACGACCTGATTTTCATGGACATTCAGATGCCGGAAATGGATGGCGTAACGGCCATGCGCGAAATCAGGCGCCGTCTGGGCAAAAAGTGCCCGCCCATTGTGGCCATGACGGCCTACTCCATGAAGGAGGACGCCGAGCGTTTTGTGGAGGAAGGCATGGATGGTTACGTTTCCAAGCCGGTGAAGTCGCAGGATCTGTATTCTATTCTGATGCACTGGCGGCCCAACCAGCCGGTGGCGGCACCGCCCGTGGAGGATATTACGCCCGAGCCGGTGCCCGAAGCAGAACCTCAGCCTGAGAGCCTTAACCTGGAAATTCTGAGCCAGCTACGGGAGCTGGGCGGCGAAGAATTTGCCGCCCAGCTCTACGCCGATTTTGAGCAGGAAGCCGGCCAGCTACTGGAAGAAGCCGCTCCTTTCGTGGAAAGTGGCCATTACGACCAGATTTTACCACATTTGCACCAGCTAAAGGGCACTGGCTTCACGCTGGGCCTGAACCGGCTGGCCGAAGCCGCCAAACAACTGGAGCATAAAATCAAAAACGACCAGCTACAGAGCGTGCCGGCCGATTTTGCGGAGCTTCAGGATTTTTTCCACCATTTTGCTGAAACCTACGTTACCCAAACAGGCGTTTCGTAG
- a CDS encoding response regulator, with protein sequence MADQKTILIAEDSSVILNLTKKILELQKYKIISAKNGGEVLKQVESQPIDCVLMDINIPVKDGMECTREIRRNPDQRIAKIPIIAITGNANNYSMEQFREAGVTDYLPKPLDFDALVRVVKQYIG encoded by the coding sequence ATGGCCGACCAAAAAACGATTCTGATTGCCGAAGACAGCTCCGTGATTCTGAATCTGACCAAGAAAATTCTGGAGTTGCAGAAGTACAAGATTATTTCCGCAAAGAATGGCGGGGAGGTCCTGAAACAAGTGGAAAGCCAGCCCATCGACTGCGTGCTGATGGACATTAACATTCCGGTGAAAGACGGTATGGAATGCACCCGCGAAATCCGCCGCAACCCCGACCAGCGCATCGCCAAAATTCCAATTATTGCCATTACCGGCAACGCCAACAACTACTCCATGGAGCAGTTCCGCGAGGCCGGCGTAACCGATTACCTGCCCAAACCGCTGGATTTTGACGCGCTGGTGCGGGTGGTAAAGCAGTATATTGGGTAA
- a CDS encoding MBL fold metallo-hydrolase has product MKITFLGTGTSQGVPVIGCQCAVCLSVDYRDKRLRVSVHVQIGGKSIIIDSGPDFRQQALRARIDHLDALVFTHEHKDHTAGMDDIRAYNFRQQQDMPVYAEPRVLYQLRQEYAYIFAEHKYPGVPQVKVHPILSDTDSFWVEGIEVHPIRALHYKLPVLGFRIGGFTYLTDANHLSPESMERMRGSEVIVLNALRHEKHISHFTLREAVDILTELAPARGYLTHISHQLGRHREVEAELPPFIRLAYDGLQVTL; this is encoded by the coding sequence ATGAAAATTACTTTCCTCGGAACGGGCACGTCGCAGGGGGTGCCCGTTATCGGGTGCCAGTGCGCCGTGTGCCTTTCCGTTGATTACCGTGATAAGCGCCTGCGCGTGTCAGTGCACGTGCAGATAGGCGGCAAAAGCATCATTATTGACAGCGGCCCCGACTTCCGGCAGCAGGCCCTGCGCGCCCGCATAGACCACCTCGATGCCCTGGTGTTCACCCACGAGCACAAGGACCACACCGCCGGCATGGATGACATCCGGGCCTATAATTTCCGGCAGCAGCAGGATATGCCCGTGTACGCGGAGCCCCGCGTGCTGTACCAGCTTCGGCAGGAGTATGCCTACATCTTTGCCGAGCACAAGTACCCCGGCGTGCCGCAGGTAAAAGTGCACCCTATTCTGAGCGACACCGACAGCTTTTGGGTGGAAGGCATAGAAGTGCACCCCATTCGGGCCCTGCATTACAAACTACCCGTACTGGGCTTCCGCATTGGTGGCTTTACTTACCTGACGGATGCCAACCACCTTTCTCCGGAATCCATGGAGCGCATGCGCGGCTCGGAGGTAATTGTGCTGAATGCCCTGCGCCACGAAAAGCATATCTCTCACTTTACGTTGCGGGAGGCGGTCGATATTCTAACGGAGCTGGCACCAGCCCGCGGCTACCTCACGCACATCAGCCACCAGTTGGGCCGCCACCGGGAAGTGGAAGCAGAGTTACCGCCGTTTATTCGGCTGGCGTATGATGGGCTGCAGGTGACGTTGTAG